The genomic stretch GAAATACACACAATCGatgaaacaaaagagagaaaagaggacaGAATCACGATCGAGGAGGTACAGACGCAAAAACCCAGACGATCAAGCGACGATTACGGCCGGAAAAGGACGAAACTGGGCAGAATTACACAAGCGAACACATGAGCACCACCCAGCACAAGCGCACAAAAGAGGCGACTCCAGTCTCGAGAGTTGAAGACCAGAcggatcgagatcgagatcgagatcgagagagagagatgaacctGGAGCTGTGCGGGGGTCTAGGGTTCGCGATCGGGACTGCGAGCTGGGGAGAACTTTCGAGGAATCAGGAAgagtgaggaagaggaagaccgAGGGCCGGGATGCGAAGAGGAGAGACGGGCTCTGTGGCGGTGATATCTGCCACGTGTGCTCGGCTTTCGTAGAGATAATTATTATATCAGGATAGGATGcccattaatttaattttgaataacTTGGCAAAATATGCTCAAGCTAAGATAATTTTCGGAAATCCAATAAGAAACGTGATAACGAGatcagcttttctttttttcctcaaacTATAGGGGAGGTCACTTTTggcattttatatatttttttcaccCTTATTATGCCTTCGTCACACCTGCATGGGCTGACTGCGTGTTTAGGCCCATTAAAGAGTGGCCCACACCAATAGGCCGGGCCTATTTCCACCCCCACTTTAGCTCGGTACACCGTACGCCATTTTCATCGGTAAGTGACCGAAATAACCTTGAAACCAGATCAATAGCCTGTTCACTATGGGTGATCGGTTCCGACGGTCAAATAGAATCGGTgaaaaaaagatgggagaaGCGCTGGCGATGGTGGGAAACAAAGCACGAGAAAAGGTATGCTTAATTAATGAttaatgattttcttttaaagTAGAAGGGATATTTTAGTCGGTTGGCAACAAAGATAGAAGGCGGATAATAGTGATGGAAGACACAAAAGTAGGGCGAATGGGTAATTGATTTTCTCTCTTAACATCGAAAgtcattttgatcaattgaTAACAAAAGGCGCATATCAAGTTAAATAAGGCATGGAAATAGTGCCACCTTGGGCAAGTTATAGCCGGTTTTCCatcgattttcattttccatctTCGATTTATCAAACCTGCACTTTGCATctcaattcaaaaatcaaataacgATAAAGTTAAGAAACTATATGTAAATAGATTGATTTATCTACTTGAGAAAACTATTAATAATTCCCACACTTCTAACCATCGAAAAAAATAGAGTTTTTGTGGCGCATCAGAACGGGGCCCATTAATCTCCCTATCATTGAATCAAACATGCGCAGGGTAGTTGATAAGTCCACACAGTTTTCTCTAATCATCTTTTCTAATAATAGGGTTAGCCTCTCTGGGCATCGATTAAGCATGTTTAGCTAAAAAAGTACGAATTTTTCTAACTGTCGATTATGCATAAAACGAAAATAAAACATCATTATAATCAGTTTTATGTAGTGACTCACCAGGTGTTCCACGACGCTCGTCGACATAGCCTTTAGTAACCGGAGGCGAACCAAATTCCGACAGTTGCCCCGCACACGGGGACACGGAAGTACTATGATCATCGTACATCCATTAGGAGCTCGAAAGAGTTTCGAACGTCCTATCATTTCCCGGAAGAAAGGAGAGAATCTGCTAATTGTCGGGTTGAAGACTTgtggagcgagagagagagagagagagagagagagagagggagcaatTATTGGAAAGAGCAAGAACGGGTGACCCCACGTGACTCACTCTTTCTCTGATCTTAATCGCAAAATTATTTCGGATTGGAATGAATCGTTTTTTTCCGTCGGATCAGtgggaggaaggaggaaggaaaagtCAAATGGGAGGAGGGATTAATTAGTGCTGTGTCCACAATAGCCGCACAGATCGAGAGAGCTACGAGCAAGACGTGGTGAGTGCTCCACTCATCTTGCCTCCATTTCCAACGATCACTaccagcctctctctctctctctctctctctctctctcttccttctatCTTTGGAAAAGAAGCCCTCTCTCTCCTGCGggttcttgtttcttgtttcgGCTGCGAACGGCGTtctggggtcattttatttttcccgttTGCTGAATCGGCGAAGTTGGGTTTCCAGAATTGGTAGTTTCGAAAGCTGGGGAAAATCTCGTGGAGAATTTGAGAAAGGCCTCGCTCGGTCCTTTTTGTGTCTTCGATTCTGATCGCTTTGAGGTGAGCCCTTGTTCCCCTGTTCTTAGTCTCGTAATCTGCTCTTCCTAGGAAATTCCCACGTTGTTGTTTACGATATTCTGAAGGTTTCTGTTCCGCGAGTAcccacaaaagagaaaaaaggagagCCACGAGGAGCATCAAATTAATCGAGCAGCTAAAGCTTTTGGAGAGTTTATTCGAATttgaccacccaaaaaaaaaaaaaaaagtgaactttGACATGGTATCAAAGAAGGGTGGAAGTTTTGCGGTCTTTTCCTCTTTCTGTCTCGTTTAGTGTTATTCCCTTATTGACAATTTCTCTTGTTGCTACAGCAGATTGCGCTTGTTAGGCTTTTCCCATTCTTTTTGGTAATATGGGGAGGTGTTAAGATTTGAAGTATGAATTATGTCACCTTCAAACTGTTTGAGCTTTTGAAATGTTTGGCTAAATACTAGTTAGCAAGGTGAGGCAAGGTAATTCATCAAAAAGTTAGTTTCTAATATGTTTGATGGACATTCGGATTGATAACCAGTCCAGACTGCTGAAGACTTTATCTATTGTACCagcataaaagaaagaaaattgttttgAGGCTATTAAGTCAAGATGCAATTCATATAGTGATGATTCGTTTTAGTGAAGACATTCACTGGTGGATCTTCTAGATTTGAGATAATCGATTAGTTCTATGCATCATTTTGTAATCTGATGTTATGTGTCGTGGTGGGCTTGAAGTGGCAATCCAAGGTAGTGCCTTGTGCCCATGAGATGGGATCATGATGCTCAACCgtcaaggaaaaaaataatttactccCATTTTGGAAATGTTAGTGACCTTCTTGTTTATTTTCCATGACAATGTTTGTGCTGACTTCGCATTTATTACTCTTCTTATTATCATCTGGTCTTTTCAACAGAAAATGCTCAATAAACCTGTTGTTAGCTGGAGATTGTTCTGATAAACTGGTAGCACTTGCAGAAGTAACTGCTTCACTAATGtcttaaaaagtaaaattttcttgacaTGGCAGCTGGATCCGGGTACTTTACGGTGTAGCCGTAAATATGCACTTAGATTTCTGCTCTTTAATCTTTGGGGGAAGTTATTGGAGATCAAACCTTCGGAATACGTGAATACCTTAAAGTTTGCAAGTACTCTTGGAGTGCTGTTGCGGAAAGAATATTACATCTGCCACTTAAAAGATGGGTTGAAATAGCTTCTCAGTGTTGAGATTGGTCAGATCACTGTTTTCTCGTTGACCTATAACTTTTCTCATATATATGCAGGTTCTTACTTGCAGAATATCCAAATATTAGTTTCTGTCAATTACAATGGGCGGCGTAATAGGAAAAGGTAATTCACCTAAAAAGGCATGGGTACCTGAGACGAAACTTGAGGCTAAGATGGTCGAAGCTATGCAGAGGAGGGCATCTGGAGGTAGCAAGATGAAGTCGTTCAACAGCGTAATTCTGAAGTTTCCCAAAATCGACGAAAGCTTTCGAAAATGCAAATCTATATTCGAACAGTTCGGTAAGCGCTAGACTTCAACATCCGCTTGTCAATGGGAACAACTAATTGGTCCTTTGGATTCTTACGGTCTTGACTCTTCATTGATAGATGATAATTCAAACAACGTAATAGACAAGGAAGAGCTGAGGCATTGCTTTAATAAGCTGGAGATTTCTTTCTCGGAGGAGGAGATCAACGATCTTTTTGAGGCATGTGACATCAACGATGACTTGGGGATAAAGTTCAATGAGTTCATAGTTCTTCTCTGCCTTGTACATCTTCTCAAGGACGATCCCGCTGCCCAGCTTGCTGTATCCTGACTAATATATGAGAAAACAGTTACTTTTAGCAAAGAccagaatttttttcttaatattttggGATTCTGCTCATAATTTGTTCTGCACGTCCCATTCTATTCGTTTCACATATTCTTGGAACTGAAATGAACGGTCTTTTCTGCATACTCTTTGATTCCTTAGCACATGTAGAAAGCGAAGATGGGAATGCCAGACCTGGAAACCACGTTCGAGACATTAGTGGATGCTTTTGTGTTCTTGGATAAGAACAAGGATGGGCATGTCAGCAGGAGCGAGATGATTGATGCCATAAATGAAACTGCATGTGGAGAGCGCTCCTCTGGACAAATTGCAATGAAAAgatttggtctctctctctctctctcacgtacACGGGGAGCACACACAGAAACACCGAGCCGTATGCACCCACACAGGAATGTGCTATGCAGTCTTAATCCTGCAATGCACGGGATTTCACATGTTACCCATGTAGGTGTTTGCGAATTCCCACAAGTtctaagttttcttctttttccccataTTGCAGAAGAGATGGACTGGGATAAGAATGGGATGGTGAACTTCAAAGAATTTCTGTTTGCCTTCACCCGTTGGGTCGGCATAGATGAGATGGATGACGAAGACAATGATGAAGCTGGTGAAGAGGTCTGAGTCGTGCAGCTTCAGTATCCCATGATGTAGAAAGCTTGCCAGAGGGATGAGGGCGATTGCATGGCAATGAACGGTTTTTACAATAATCTTCGAGATGACGTGAATTGCGAGTGTGTGATTCAGAGTATATAATCTTGAGAGCTACCGACTAGGACCATTTCTGGTATGGCTGATGAATCTGAAACTATAGAGATTTGATAAGAAGAATTGCGTTAAACACAGCATCCGATTATAATCACGtacttcttccttctcctttccttttattgCAAAGAAGCATTCTCAATTCAAGTAAGGCAAAGAAATTCAGTCTATTGGATCCAAACCAGACGGAATTGAAATTCCAAATTGGCAATAAGTCCTCTGAGTATGCTGCTAGGCGTTTGGGAAAAGAGGTGTAGATCAAGGTTAGAGAGTGAAATTGAACTTAGAAGAGAGAAGACAGGAAATGGCGTCAGCTGAAGCAGATAAACTGTAAGGACAAAACTGGAAACTGATAATAGAGAGTTGACATGGAGATTAATTGCAGTCAGCAAAGCTTTAATAATAAAGAATATGTTTTAGCAAATATAAATATGACTACGCTCACTAATACAAAACACACTCCAATCCAGACATAAACGAGAGCACATCACACTTTTGTCTTCCTCTGTGTACCATCCAGACCCGAGCCTTCTCAGAGAAAACCCCTCATTAACATTCCCAAAACTGTCATCACAAGTTACCATTAAAGAGCCTCCTCATACTAAGGGCAATCTCAACCTGACAATCTCTGGACTAGGACTTACCTAAAACAACACGAAGATGCAAGCCTCAGAACTCGAGGGCAAGTTACTGGGTTTTAGCGTAAGCAACCATTCCCAGCGACCCATTACACATCATATTTGGAGACTAGTGCGGGGAATCTGTGGCGGCGGTGACCAGGGGCTGTCAGAGGTGTTGACCATCACACCTACCACTCATAGCTGGAAGCTCACACAATATCCAAATGCCTGCTAACAAAATCAATCACCCCCTGGTCTTGGCCCTCTTCAAACCGAGGCTCGTGTTGAAGGGAGACAAGGAACCTGACATAGGAGAACTCTCATCACGAAGCGTGCCATTGAGCATTGCTAGCTCTCGTAACTGCTGCTTCTTGTAGAAGTCCTGAGATTCGTCCTATACAAACAAGAGATGTAAATATGATCAGGCACAATGCCCTATATCGATGATACCGCTTTAGCCGAATAATGCACGCTGGGAGTAAGGCAGAAGAGTTTACCACGGGCTTAAGCAAATCTTGCAGGACGTCACGAGCTTGAATTAAGCGAGCATCAATTATTTCAACAGGTAATTCCGCCTCAATGAGGATGTGAAGTGGTTCATTCAAATGCTCATATCCTGGTTTGCCCCTCATCATTTCCtccttttaaagaaaattaacagGAGAGAGTGGCATGAGTTCATACGAGAAGTGTGAGATCcatatgattcaaaagaaatgaaggaaacGAGAAAGTAAACAAGTTCCTAGCACCAACATGATTGAAAGCGAACCAAATGAAGAAGTGACCATTTACTTCTTTCGTGAGCACAAAAAGATGGACAGTACAGAGGACACATCTTTGGTAAGTACAATCCATGCAGCACATGCAAGACTCATGCCAATATTTTACCCACTTGATGAGCTCCTGGTCATTCTTGCTTTTCAAAGTGAAGGACAATAAATCATATGGTAGCAATCAGTTGCCAGATCAAGCCACAACTTAACAAGGCTGACATCCTTTGCAAACTCTATCTTGGAGGCCAGGGTTGTTTAAGAAActatttaaaaagaagaaaaagaaaattgcaccTTCAAAAGATGATTACAATGTTTTCTACtgccatttcttttgttttggtagTTTCTAGTTTCATAATCGTCTATTGTACAGCTTCAGCAATTAAAATATTTCCTAAGGATGCtttgcttgtttttttctttttggttgaaatgctagcaaaattaaaagagttAATTCTCTCATGTATTAGACCACATTCATCTGGTTCTCAACGCCCTCGAAAGACAGTTTTCTATCAACCAACAAATACAGAATGAGCTCCAGAACAAAGAAAATCCCATAGAGAAGCATGAGTAAGAAGCATAGCATCAAACTCATTCTGCAATTTCTTTGCTACCACACTTTCTATATGCTAGCAGTTTCCAGAGAGGTCCATAATAGTAACCACACAAAGACTTCTCTCCGTACTTCCCCTAACCTCACAGAAACGTGCCCACCTAAAAGAAATATACACAGAAATATACATAAAACATAAACTAGTCAGCTCACAGAGAACCAATCTGACCATACCCTAGTAGGATCTTTAATGCTGCCGCGGCCTCTGATTAGAACGCGGCACTCAGTACTTGCTTCCACTCGTTTAAGAGAGTTTCCCCTAGGGCCGAGGAGGCGCCCAACAAAGTTGTACTGCAGCATTAAATCAGAGTTAACTCGTGCTGGATGAAAAGAGATCATCTCAGAAACACATAAAAGACCAACCTAATCTTACATTGGGAAATTTGTCAACTGGAATATCCAATCGAACGGTTTTCTTGACAAGAAGACCGGATGAGCTAACCTGAGAATTCATCCAATTTTGTGCTAATGACGGCTGCAATTAACCCGATATCAGCATTTAAGAGTGGTTATATGCATAAGGTTCATGACTCTGAAAGACCTCAAGAGCCATTAACTCGACCCAGTAATCAATGAGGAAGAACAATTCATACTATGAAAAGAGCAGATAAACAAAACATACAGGCAATAGATTTCAGAAACAAATAGGCATACTCGGCAGATAGTAGAACCGATGCTCCAATGCATGCAGCAGGTGATAACctccaaaacaaaaattgacACAACCAACAGACAATAGAATGAAAGACATtatgaacaaaaatataaatatattgaGAATCAGCGTACTCAGCAACCATGTTGTTGGACTAATGAATGCATTTCCATAGGAAGATGCcaggtttcttcttcttttttaacttgTAGGGACCAGCGGATGATTTTTTCTCAAGGAAAAACTCACTATGTCAGTGGAATCATACTCATCATGAGATGGTTAATTAAAGAAATTAGGGCACAAATGAGCAAAGAAACTCCTCTTGTCTAGCTCTCAAGTTTTGCATTATCACAGGGTTAGATAAGAGCATGGTTATAGTGGTACAATAAGATCACGGTTATATTAGTTCTAAGTTCTCGAtctgctcatcaaatatccatcTTGTCTCGGCATTTACCAAGATGGAATTACCTACTTCTAAATTGAGATCTAAAAGTAGATGCTAAGAAATAAGTACCTTTCATTTCCTACGACGCTAGCCCAACTGAAAGTAAAAATTCAAAGTACAAGCATTTAAACAGATGGTCATAAGTTAGCATGAACAAGGAGAAGAGTGTGTCGGGAATGCTTCTATAAACAGTAAAATTAGATGGAGAAAGGTTATGTTAATGGTTAGCATCGTACTTCTGATTGAAACCTTGATGGCCATCCATTCAATTCTGCTCCTCCATTCGAAAATATCCCTCCTGAAGCCAGGGGGCTAGCATGTTCAAGCCCACTTTGACCTAAAACTGATGCATTCTCCAAGAGTGTAGTTACACGCactatttctgctccaaaatgTCAATTTCCAAGAATAACACGTACCAGTTAGCATGAGTTAAACAATCAGTTAGCAGTCAGCACAAAATTCATAAACTAAATTTGTCTCCAGGTCAGTAGAATAGTAAACTCTCAACTcctttgggaaaaaaattgtctttCAATGGCCAAAAAGAGTAAGATAATCTTTGTGCCTAAGCAAAGTTATCTGAAGGAAGAATAAGAGAAGTACAACCCTAGTACACTGGAAGTGCACAAAAGAACATACCAGGAAGACCTACACAAAAATAACCAAACGAGAGAGAAACATGGAAAAAAAGCCCTGGAAAGAGATCCAAACTTCGTCTATTCCATAATAATACTCATCAAACAAAAAGACGACTACTTGAGTCTATCAAACATTCTTCTACTTTTTTCAAAAGGGGAGAAGAAAGTCAGACCAAAAGAAAATGGTTTGAGTCCTTGGATTGCCCATTTGGGAGTTAAGACATACATTTGTTTTAcctatcaaagaaaattttcttaggCATATTCTAAAAAGCTCAAGTCAGGAATGTTATGACCTGAATGCCAAATATAAAGGTGAAAGATAGCATAGTCGACAGTTTGATTATTGGTTGACCAAACGgagaaaacatattttcaagCCTCCATATACATCATGACTCAAGCCATAGTTGTCGATATATAGTTATGATATAAActgatgaaaaatcatttgcttACTGAAGGCTCTCAAAATAATCGCAAATGTGAGAAAAGAAAACCAGTTTCCGCGAAAGATTAAACACGAAACCTCATACTGTTTTCTCACTCCAAAAAGTACATGCAGTGGGAGAGATCAATCCCTCATAATTCGACCAGCTCTCTAACAAATTCCAGCCGCTCAATCTACAATATCTCATATGGGATTCAATCAGATCTCACTTGTCAGTTTCAAGCTTTTCCACTgatcccacaaaaaaattttatgctCCAAGACAGTCCATAATATCTGAATAGCAATATTCTTCTCAGCCTTATGCACTCCACATGATGCAATCACTCCCAATATTGTGAGAACTAATCTACACCAATAAAGGTCATTCAGCaatgttgtccttgaacttCAATCATTTTGACAGCCACAAGTTCTCTCGACTGAGAGCCAACGAGAAATGTACGTGAATATCCACAATCAGCTTAGATAATGATTGTCAAGGACTGGCTCAAGATAAAATATCTGAATTTTTAGACAGTGTCATTGACGCTGTCAGTTCACAACATTAGCTGCAACCCCCCCAAGTCCAAAGAGATGAGGGAAGTTAGTCTTAACAAACAATATGTCAAAAATTTATATGAGGAAAGATTGTTATAAAAGAGTTCTCAGAAGACTGGAAAAGAGAAGTTGAATTAGCTATAACCCTAGACATACTTTAGCCCATATCAGTATTGGCGGTATTAAAACCTTATATCAGCTTAACCTTAAAAGTCACAACTTTACCAACAAAAACAACTCTCTTCACAGTTCAACATCATAATGTaaattttgatatatatatGTGGGGAAGCATGGGATGTTGCAACAAACAACTATCTGCAGGAAGGAAACCTGAGGGCACTCATAAATTGGCAGAAGCTGATATAAAGTCAGATTGTGTCAATTGGTGATTCCATGCATGGGAACCGTAATGCCAGTCATAGTCAGCTTCCCTAACCAATAACGTCTGCTTAGAATGTGCACAGGAGAAAAGGGCTCAGTTGTCGAACATGCGCATAAGAGGAATAAGTAGCTCCTTGCATATTCCTTTGACTTttccaaaagaacaaaaaggagctGCTTTCAGCAATCCCTAAATTGCAACTGGTTTTTCAATGCAAATGCCACATCAATAGTTGTAAAGCTTACCTTGGCTTAACAGACGATAGCAAGTTGGAAGCACAGCCACAAAAGGACTTAATTTCAGGCGTTCTGCTAGTAGTTCATTGAGATACCTGCCATCGAGATATCAAAGCAAGAAGAATGAAACTTAATCATACAAATGCATCCAGTACTCCAGCATACtttcaaaaactaaaatttcAGGTGACAGGAAGCAGAAGAACCAATCACTAAAATATCCACATGAcaatcaaattagaaaatagatcAACCACCGGAACTGCACAAAAATTTGTGATTGGACCGTTTACATTATAGATCCTCTGGACGATGTATCATGAAGGCAGACagacaaaatgaaattttcacaGAAATGACGCCTCGCAATGCCCTCAAATTGAACAATCCACCTAACACTGAGTAAAACCTATCCAGAAAGGCAACAGCAGAGTGGTTGCATAGATCAGTCAAACAAAACTACCTTCACACAGAACAAACTCCGAAAAATTCAATCATCAGATCAGCGAAGACGGAAAGTAGCTTCCAAGTGAGTCTCTGTCACAAACGAGCACTCAAGCACTGATCCGATGCAAGCAACGATAGTGATGAACCAGAGTTACCAGATCTAAAGTCAACACCGATCCTAACATCAACAGAGGCAGTTCAAAACGTCATCTATTCAAGACCACACCAAACGATCCAGATCCTCAATCGCAGCAACAGACAAACAAAGACCGATTCACCGATcaaattcagagagagagagagagagagaggagtattACTTCTCCTGCTCGGCGAGGGCGGAGGAGGTGGAGCGGAGGCCGGAGAGGTGAGGAGAGTGAGGGGCGGTGGAAGGGGATGGCGAGTAGGCCATGAACCTGCCGCCGCCGGAGGACGTCATAATCGCCACCGATGGAGAGCGCCTCGGGACCGCCGAAACGATCGGTCAAAACGCCGGCATGCGAAGCGGCGGCCACCACAGGCAGCGGCGATGCGGTTCGGTGCGGATGGTGTGGCTGAGACTGGTGGGAGGTTTCCCACCAGAGGTTCTCCCTTCCCCTTCCTTCTTCAATCAAGGGCGTCGGTGGAGCAATCCCTTCATATTTATAGAGTTGCGTAAATCGTATTTTGTACAGTCGAGAGGCAATTGTCGCATATTTACGGACAAGCCACTGTATTACTGAACAGTGAAtgcggtgaagaagaagaagaagacgacagaCAAGCCGACGACCCCGACGAAGGAGAAGGGCCGGTGAAAGAGAGCAAAACCGAAAGCGGTTAATCG from Rhodamnia argentea isolate NSW1041297 chromosome 2, ASM2092103v1, whole genome shotgun sequence encodes the following:
- the LOC115737074 gene encoding probable calcium-binding protein CML21 — its product is MGGVIGKGNSPKKAWVPETKLEAKMVEAMQRRASGGSKMKSFNSVILKFPKIDESFRKCKSIFEQFDDNSNNVIDKEELRHCFNKLEISFSEEEINDLFEACDINDDLGIKFNEFIVLLCLVHLLKDDPAAQLAKAKMGMPDLETTFETLVDAFVFLDKNKDGHVSRSEMIDAINETACGERSSGQIAMKRFEEMDWDKNGMVNFKEFLFAFTRWVGIDEMDDEDNDEAGEEV
- the LOC115737060 gene encoding KH domain-containing protein At5g56140-like isoform X2; amino-acid sequence: MTSSGGGRFMAYSPSPSTAPHSPHLSGLRSTSSALAEQEKYLNELLAERLKLSPFVAVLPTCYRLLSQEIVRVTTLLENASVLGQSGLEHASPLASGGIFSNGGAELNGWPSRFQSEPSLAQNWMNSQVSSSGLLVKKTVRLDIPVDKFPNYNFVGRLLGPRGNSLKRVEASTECRVLIRGRGSIKDPTREEMMRGKPGYEHLNEPLHILIEAELPVEIIDARLIQARDVLQDLLKPVDESQDFYKKQQLRELAMLNGTLRDESSPMSGSLSPFNTSLGLKRAKTRG
- the LOC115737060 gene encoding KH domain-containing protein At5g56140-like isoform X1, encoding MTSSGGGRFMAYSPSPSTAPHSPHLSGLRSTSSALAEQEKYLNELLAERLKLSPFVAVLPTCYRLLSQEIVRVTTLLENASVLGQSGLEHASPLASGGIFSNGGAELNGWPSRFQSEPSLAQNWMNSQVSSSGLLVKKTVRLDIPVDKFPNYNFVGRLLGPRGNSLKRVEASTECRVLIRGRGSIKDPTRVWSDWFSEEMMRGKPGYEHLNEPLHILIEAELPVEIIDARLIQARDVLQDLLKPVDESQDFYKKQQLRELAMLNGTLRDESSPMSGSLSPFNTSLGLKRAKTRG